The following are encoded together in the Phaeobacter porticola genome:
- a CDS encoding metallophosphoesterase family protein — translation MFKRLITRFWRKRQDFAAIDPGLRFYVIGDVHGCDDLLAQLLEQLDPGVPVVCLGDYVDRGEQSSAVLRRLMAQPEVTALMGNHESMLLDFLRDPSANAAAWLRSGGLQTLASFDVGGISERSSEMALKKAADTLADAMGGEMIEWLRNLPLSCQFGNVFVAHAGADPGAPVTTQSRQALLWGHREARLTPRSDGVWVVHGHWIVSEPIVEEGRIALDTGAFATGRLTAAELRPGSVQFIGMSR, via the coding sequence ATGTTCAAAAGGTTAATTACCAGATTTTGGCGGAAGCGGCAAGATTTCGCAGCTATCGACCCCGGATTGCGCTTTTATGTGATAGGTGATGTCCACGGATGCGACGACCTGCTAGCGCAGCTATTGGAACAGTTGGACCCGGGTGTTCCCGTGGTTTGCCTGGGGGACTATGTGGATCGTGGTGAGCAAAGCTCCGCGGTACTGCGCCGCCTAATGGCGCAGCCAGAGGTGACGGCACTGATGGGTAATCACGAGTCCATGCTACTGGATTTCCTACGCGACCCGAGTGCCAACGCCGCTGCCTGGCTGCGCAGTGGTGGTCTGCAAACACTTGCAAGCTTTGATGTTGGTGGGATCTCTGAGCGTTCATCTGAGATGGCTTTGAAAAAAGCCGCAGATACTCTGGCAGATGCGATGGGGGGGGAGATGATCGAATGGCTACGCAATCTGCCGTTGTCCTGTCAGTTCGGAAATGTCTTTGTTGCACACGCAGGGGCGGATCCGGGTGCGCCTGTTACGACCCAATCTCGTCAGGCCTTGTTATGGGGGCACCGGGAGGCGCGGCTGACCCCCCGTAGCGATGGTGTTTGGGTTGTTCATGGCCACTGGATCGTATCCGAACCCATAGTCGAAGAAGGGCGTATCGCGCTCGATACAGGGGCGTTCGCGACAGGTCGTTTGACGGCGGCAGAGCTACGTCCCGGTAGTGTGCAGTTCATTGGCATGTCGCGATAA
- a CDS encoding UdgX family uracil-DNA binding protein (This protein belongs to the uracil DNA glycosylase superfamily, members of which act in excision repair of DNA. However, it belongs more specifically to UdgX branch, whose founding member was found to bind uracil in DNA (where it does not belong), without cleaving it, appears to promote DNA repair by a pathway involving RecA, rather than base excision.) produces MYRAEISSIGAAIAWRKAARGFLSNAIPPEEILWGEGAVVPDLFGQEATAPPIGEFKVPRSFVALADHVVWHSDPSRFARLYALLWRMRRERGLMSDRGDSELAHLRRMEKAVLRCKHKMKAFVRFRELGDPEAARRSFAAWFEPTHHTVEPTATFFVRRFADMDWRILTSDVCAIFESGDLRFEPGRPKPNLPDDANEQLWVTYFRNIFNPARLNVQAMQSEMPKKYWKNMPEAAVIPDLVASAPARARAMAEAAPTLPPLRAARVQAQLPAANPWWQGTVGDLPNAINACTRCPLHENATQAVPGEGPPSADLMIVGEQPGDQEDLIGRPFVGPAGQLFDQLAAEVGLSRTTAYVTNAVKHFKFTAKGRRRLHQRPNGAEIAHCQVWLRAELEQVQPKLILALGVTATEALLGSGEDILRRRGSIEYRADGQPVLITLHPSYILRLPDPTLRARAIENLRADLRLVDGWLAKSVSDQQKATV; encoded by the coding sequence ATGTACCGTGCGGAAATTTCATCCATCGGAGCGGCGATCGCCTGGCGCAAGGCGGCACGTGGGTTCCTGTCAAATGCAATCCCGCCCGAAGAGATCCTATGGGGAGAGGGTGCGGTCGTGCCTGACCTTTTTGGACAGGAGGCTACAGCGCCACCAATAGGCGAGTTCAAGGTACCACGAAGCTTTGTCGCGTTGGCGGATCATGTCGTTTGGCACAGCGATCCCAGCCGCTTTGCGCGGCTATATGCGTTGCTCTGGCGCATGAGGCGCGAGCGCGGCCTGATGAGCGACCGCGGCGACAGTGAATTGGCGCATCTGCGGCGTATGGAAAAGGCGGTTTTGCGCTGCAAACACAAAATGAAAGCCTTTGTTCGCTTTCGTGAGCTGGGGGATCCCGAGGCAGCGCGCCGGTCCTTTGCGGCCTGGTTCGAACCTACGCACCACACCGTAGAGCCTACAGCCACTTTTTTTGTCCGCCGCTTTGCCGATATGGATTGGCGCATTCTTACATCTGATGTGTGCGCGATCTTTGAAAGCGGTGACTTACGGTTTGAGCCGGGGCGCCCGAAACCTAACCTGCCCGACGACGCCAACGAGCAGCTTTGGGTCACGTATTTCCGTAATATTTTCAATCCGGCGCGTCTGAACGTACAGGCGATGCAGTCGGAGATGCCTAAGAAATACTGGAAGAATATGCCTGAGGCGGCTGTCATTCCCGATTTGGTCGCCTCAGCGCCTGCGCGGGCCCGCGCTATGGCTGAGGCGGCACCAACGCTGCCACCGCTCCGCGCGGCACGGGTACAGGCGCAGTTGCCTGCAGCCAATCCGTGGTGGCAGGGCACTGTAGGAGACCTGCCAAACGCGATTAATGCGTGTACGCGCTGCCCTTTGCACGAAAATGCGACACAGGCAGTACCAGGCGAAGGCCCCCCAAGTGCAGATCTGATGATTGTGGGTGAGCAGCCGGGAGATCAGGAGGATCTTATCGGGCGTCCATTTGTTGGGCCTGCGGGACAGCTGTTTGACCAGCTTGCGGCTGAGGTCGGCCTGTCAAGGACAACCGCCTATGTGACCAATGCCGTGAAGCATTTCAAATTCACTGCAAAGGGACGTCGACGACTGCATCAGCGTCCTAATGGGGCGGAGATTGCTCATTGTCAGGTGTGGCTGCGAGCTGAGCTGGAACAGGTCCAGCCAAAACTGATCCTGGCACTTGGAGTAACTGCTACCGAGGCGTTGCTTGGGTCAGGCGAGGATATCCTGCGGCGACGAGGCAGTATCGAATATCGCGCCGACGGGCAACCAGTGCTGATTACGCTACACCCATCTTATATATTGCGGCTGCCTGACCCAACACTGCGGGCCCGTGCAATCGAGAACCTGCGCGCAGATTTGCGACTTGTGGACGGCTGGTTGGCAAAGTCCGTTTCCGACCAACAAAAGGCGACGGTGTAG
- a CDS encoding YjbH domain-containing protein, whose amino-acid sequence MRVHAYLMIGCLGALSGQLVAMQAPAQTLSTYGTPGLIDIPTAEVLPDGTLALTTSNFKDTSRNTLTFQLLPSVYGSFRYSYLRDFDAGVGLSRYDRSFDVHFQLRRETPAGPAIALGLRDFGGTGVYASEYLVATKHLTPNVSVTGGIGWGRLAGRGGQRNPLTVVDGRFDTRADSNAGGISTTGQLDFGNWFRGDAALFGGLRWNVTPQWSVMAEYSSDTYTAETQRGLTDVDSPINIGTSYRFDNGVTLGGSYINGSALAVQLSYAFDPRRAASPAGHGAAAPALKPAEQVALSSWNLAQGNNATPEPARLYDVLNTQLAAEGIRLIGFEREGSRARITVENLRYGAAAQAVGRTTRVMANTLPQQLQQFEVTLAENGLPTTRIKSQRSDLYELEDDLDGAWRGLARAQVEDAPAVIPGAKNINAFPRLTYRFGPYTQLSFFDPDEPLRYEVGAELKAAYQPTTGLTIAGQLRQPVVGNLDATARPSNSVLPKVRSDWARYASESDLRLSHLTAEYAWRPREDLFARVTAGYLEQMFGGVSAELLWFPVGNSLALGAELNYARQRDFDGQFGFQDYDVVTGHASVYYKTRGDYHFQVDMGRYLAGDWGTTVTVDREFNNGFKVGAFATLTDVSYEEFGEGSFDKGIRVEVPLSWLTGTPSRRNITQVIRPVLRDGGARLNVQNRLYEKVRDNRGRALAAQWGRYAR is encoded by the coding sequence ATGCGGGTACACGCATATCTTATGATTGGCTGCCTGGGTGCGCTCAGTGGCCAGCTGGTTGCCATGCAGGCACCAGCCCAAACGCTGTCAACCTATGGCACGCCCGGTTTGATCGACATTCCCACAGCCGAGGTGCTGCCGGATGGCACCCTGGCACTGACCACGTCAAATTTTAAAGACACCAGCCGAAACACTCTGACCTTTCAATTATTGCCCAGTGTCTATGGCAGCTTTCGATACAGCTATTTGCGGGATTTTGATGCCGGAGTTGGTCTTAGCCGCTATGACCGTAGCTTTGACGTTCATTTCCAGCTGCGCAGAGAAACTCCGGCAGGACCGGCCATTGCCCTTGGTCTACGTGATTTCGGTGGAACAGGCGTCTATGCAAGCGAATACCTCGTCGCAACGAAACATCTAACACCAAACGTCTCTGTGACCGGTGGGATTGGTTGGGGGCGACTTGCGGGACGGGGTGGACAGCGCAACCCGCTCACTGTCGTTGATGGGCGGTTCGATACCCGTGCAGATTCAAACGCAGGCGGGATTTCAACCACCGGTCAGCTGGATTTTGGTAACTGGTTTCGTGGCGACGCTGCCTTGTTCGGCGGACTACGTTGGAATGTGACGCCGCAATGGTCGGTAATGGCTGAATATTCCTCTGACACCTACACCGCTGAAACGCAGCGCGGGCTGACGGATGTAGACTCACCTATCAACATCGGTACATCCTATCGTTTCGACAATGGTGTAACGCTGGGCGGCTCTTACATAAACGGCTCCGCCCTTGCTGTACAGCTCAGCTATGCGTTCGACCCACGTCGCGCCGCATCACCAGCTGGCCATGGGGCTGCTGCCCCTGCCCTGAAACCCGCAGAACAAGTAGCCCTGTCCAGTTGGAACCTCGCGCAGGGAAACAACGCCACGCCAGAACCCGCCCGTTTGTATGATGTATTGAACACCCAACTCGCAGCCGAGGGCATTCGCCTTATCGGTTTTGAACGCGAAGGCAGCCGGGCGCGGATCACTGTCGAGAATCTGCGCTACGGTGCCGCCGCTCAGGCCGTTGGGCGTACCACGCGCGTGATGGCGAATACGCTGCCACAACAGCTTCAACAGTTTGAGGTCACGCTAGCCGAAAATGGCCTGCCGACCACTCGCATCAAAAGCCAGCGCAGCGACTTATATGAACTGGAAGACGATCTGGACGGTGCCTGGCGCGGCCTGGCCCGCGCACAGGTCGAAGACGCTCCTGCAGTCATCCCCGGTGCGAAAAACATCAATGCTTTCCCGCGCTTAACCTACCGATTTGGGCCGTACACTCAGCTATCATTTTTCGACCCGGATGAACCACTCCGCTATGAAGTCGGCGCTGAGCTTAAGGCCGCGTATCAGCCGACGACAGGTTTGACCATTGCCGGACAATTGCGTCAGCCTGTGGTGGGGAACCTGGACGCAACCGCCCGTCCATCCAACTCTGTCCTGCCAAAAGTTCGTTCCGACTGGGCGCGGTACGCGTCAGAATCCGATCTTCGTCTCAGCCATCTCACTGCAGAATATGCCTGGCGCCCCCGTGAGGATCTGTTTGCCCGTGTAACGGCTGGTTACCTCGAACAGATGTTTGGCGGCGTTTCGGCAGAACTATTGTGGTTCCCTGTTGGCAATAGCCTCGCATTGGGAGCAGAGCTGAACTACGCCCGACAGCGCGATTTCGACGGACAGTTTGGATTCCAGGACTACGATGTGGTGACAGGCCATGCTTCGGTCTATTACAAAACGCGTGGCGACTATCATTTTCAGGTCGACATGGGCCGATATCTTGCAGGGGATTGGGGCACCACCGTTACTGTCGATCGTGAATTTAACAACGGTTTCAAGGTAGGTGCATTTGCAACCCTGACCGATGTTTCCTACGAAGAGTTCGGCGAAGGCTCCTTCGATAAAGGGATCCGTGTTGAGGTTCCGCTGTCTTGGCTCACTGGAACACCATCACGCCGCAACATTACCCAGGTGATCCGCCCCGTTCTGCGTGATGGTGGCGCGCGGCTCAACGTTCAGAACCGTCTTTATGAGAAAGTGCGTGACAATCGTGGTCGCGCTCTTGCCGCACAGTGGGGTCGGTACGCCAGATGA
- a CDS encoding calcium-binding protein: MPNAVLNDVLELEDWLEYIGGAVAYSGNTDLLAAFNASNVTQLTVGEFLAIIDAAEQAILAIDWQEIVSQVAALLETPIISEQLTAVEKQAILDAIAQIEPSDITDGFDLLRTEFAGIETGTLVVDALNIVGVETPVGTAANDVLTGTVGSDDVGLAAGDDVFVAGQGDLGNDTIRGGAGNDTINGGSGQDELFGGSGEDLLRGGWGSDLMKGGRQADVLNGAQGRDTIYGEGGADRLDGGSGNDRLVGGAGHDTILGGSGIDRLFGGSGNDSLVGGAQADYFIFRGNFGDDTIRGFAARSDAEKIDLRAVAAISDLTDLRGNHLSQDGNNAIIEDGLGNTITLLGVDIDDLGTGDFLF, encoded by the coding sequence ATGCCGAATGCTGTTTTGAACGATGTGTTGGAATTGGAAGATTGGCTCGAATACATCGGGGGCGCTGTAGCTTATAGTGGTAATACGGATTTGTTGGCCGCGTTTAACGCGAGTAATGTAACGCAGCTGACGGTAGGGGAGTTCCTTGCGATCATTGATGCCGCGGAACAGGCGATTCTCGCGATAGATTGGCAAGAAATCGTGAGCCAAGTTGCGGCGCTACTGGAGACGCCGATTATTTCAGAACAACTGACAGCCGTGGAAAAACAGGCTATTCTTGATGCCATCGCACAAATTGAACCCAGTGATATTACCGACGGTTTCGACCTATTGCGCACGGAATTCGCAGGGATCGAAACAGGAACCCTGGTTGTCGATGCACTGAATATTGTCGGCGTAGAGACACCTGTTGGGACGGCCGCCAACGATGTGCTTACGGGCACCGTTGGTAGTGACGACGTCGGACTGGCGGCTGGAGATGATGTCTTTGTCGCCGGGCAGGGCGACCTTGGTAACGACACGATCCGGGGTGGCGCCGGGAATGACACAATCAACGGGGGCTCTGGGCAGGATGAGCTGTTCGGTGGTAGTGGTGAAGATCTGCTACGAGGCGGTTGGGGATCCGACCTGATGAAAGGCGGTCGCCAAGCTGACGTGCTGAATGGCGCGCAGGGTCGCGATACCATCTATGGTGAAGGTGGAGCTGATCGCCTTGACGGTGGGTCAGGAAATGATCGGCTGGTTGGTGGTGCGGGTCATGACACAATCCTCGGTGGAAGCGGTATTGATCGACTGTTTGGTGGCAGTGGTAACGACAGTCTTGTCGGCGGCGCACAGGCAGATTACTTTATTTTCCGTGGTAACTTTGGTGATGACACAATTCGTGGCTTTGCAGCGCGAAGTGATGCAGAGAAAATTGACCTGAGAGCGGTTGCGGCGATCTCTGATCTCACTGACCTTCGGGGCAATCACCTCTCACAGGACGGCAACAATGCAATAATTGAAGACGGTCTTGGCAATACGATCACGTTGCTAGGCGTTGACATAGATGACCTAGGTACAGGTGATTTCTTGTTTTGA
- a CDS encoding ATP-dependent Clp protease proteolytic subunit, with amino-acid sequence MPNWTISAVPTERREPRPISASRSQKRPDTWRVLRWALAVQLGFAAALLGTDLAQVLPRLAWPSNAPGLTDPIGPGDQTRRFTPDRLPARAPSPGSRPLPTTDDMPSRLSFATPQWQGKTVLTLTGRIAEGDATRFTEYLATQDTPPTLVYLNSPGGSVRDALDIGRTIRERKMNTVMSASDICLSACPYVLAAGVARYADQDAMVGVHQHYFGQNTVLPAFVAVEQIQRGQGDVMRYLQDMGVDPLLMQHALVTPADEIYLLTSEEREFYRLTTSLDPIE; translated from the coding sequence TTGCCAAACTGGACGATCAGCGCCGTGCCGACTGAACGTCGCGAGCCTAGGCCGATCTCAGCATCGCGCAGCCAAAAACGTCCAGACACTTGGCGCGTGCTGCGTTGGGCGCTGGCTGTACAGTTGGGGTTTGCTGCCGCCCTACTTGGCACTGACTTGGCACAGGTCTTGCCCCGTCTCGCCTGGCCGTCGAACGCGCCGGGACTGACAGATCCAATCGGCCCCGGAGATCAGACCAGACGCTTCACTCCTGACCGGCTGCCGGCCCGTGCCCCCTCACCCGGCAGCCGCCCCTTGCCGACCACAGATGACATGCCAAGCCGATTGTCCTTTGCCACGCCACAGTGGCAGGGCAAGACAGTGTTGACCCTTACCGGTCGTATCGCCGAAGGTGACGCGACCAGGTTCACTGAATATCTTGCAACGCAGGATACCCCGCCCACACTGGTCTATCTCAACAGTCCGGGCGGATCCGTGCGTGACGCACTGGACATCGGTCGCACAATACGCGAGCGCAAAATGAATACCGTGATGAGCGCGAGCGATATTTGCCTATCGGCGTGCCCCTATGTACTGGCCGCTGGGGTGGCGCGCTACGCTGACCAGGATGCCATGGTTGGGGTTCACCAGCACTACTTTGGTCAGAACACTGTGCTGCCTGCCTTTGTCGCAGTTGAACAAATCCAGCGCGGCCAGGGCGATGTCATGCGCTACCTACAGGATATGGGGGTCGACCCGCTCTTGATGCAGCATGCACTGGTAACACCCGCAGATGAGATCTACCTACTGACGTCAGAGGAGCGGGAGTTTTATCGTCTGACCACGAGCCTTGATCCCATAGAATAA
- a CDS encoding YjbF family lipoprotein: MTSLRQHRRIATSLAVMVSMMVAGCTNDEREIVSLQQIVQPPAAPSMTRMTALAANGAAQMQVSFIKTGIAGTMVAETHRAGLVTWLSSDGASLQTDRGLLRATRGFGAGLMAVDLDQSRQRIFEQDLGSSQRFHSYLTGNNEIETRSYHCDIETRGARILRIDGMEITTRLMAETCINPDQRFLNLYWLRTRDNTLIQSRQWTGPFLGNMTTRLRVTR; encoded by the coding sequence ATGACATCTCTGCGACAACACCGCCGAATTGCGACCTCTCTTGCGGTCATGGTCAGTATGATGGTTGCGGGCTGCACCAATGACGAGCGTGAGATCGTCAGCCTGCAACAGATCGTCCAACCGCCAGCAGCCCCCTCGATGACCCGCATGACGGCACTTGCGGCCAATGGCGCCGCGCAAATGCAGGTCAGTTTCATCAAAACCGGTATCGCAGGCACAATGGTTGCAGAAACACACCGCGCCGGTCTGGTAACCTGGCTGTCATCAGACGGCGCAAGCCTGCAAACCGACCGCGGCCTACTGCGCGCAACGCGCGGGTTTGGTGCGGGTTTGATGGCAGTAGATCTGGATCAGTCCAGACAGCGAATATTTGAACAAGATCTAGGATCGTCGCAGCGGTTCCACAGCTATCTCACTGGGAACAATGAAATTGAGACCCGCAGTTACCACTGTGACATAGAAACGCGCGGAGCGCGGATCCTGAGAATTGATGGCATGGAAATCACGACTCGTCTGATGGCTGAGACCTGCATCAATCCAGATCAGCGATTTCTCAACCTCTATTGGCTGCGAACCCGTGACAACACATTGATCCAAAGCCGCCAATGGACTGGGCCATTCCTGGGAAATATGACGACCAGACTGCGGGTGACGCGATGA
- a CDS encoding DUF418 domain-containing protein, with protein MHPKTSTVRLQGLDLARYIAFAGMVIVNFKIAMGAEGGTGLIVAFTTALEGRAAACFVVLAGIGLGLAARRSEQSTISTTIRRATFLMALGLVNMVIFDADILHYYAIYFLLGAFLLRASTKQLSALVVTLILTFPVMIFTLDYDAGWDWKLYTYSDLWTFSGFLRHLLFNGWHPVVPWFAFLLFGIILSRLPLQKWKFQVGLSLFGLVIYLGVGGLSQLAVRRLSDINLELAQLVTTLPIPPMPLYMIAGLSAASIVIGTCLLLAPVLQRIGIAKLLVPAGRQTLTLYIAHILIGMGTLEELGLLGGQTAATALLAALIFCAFATVYALLWSRWAKHGPIEMAMRKIAG; from the coding sequence ATGCACCCCAAAACCTCCACCGTCCGCCTACAAGGGCTTGATCTTGCGCGCTATATTGCGTTTGCTGGAATGGTCATTGTCAATTTCAAGATTGCTATGGGTGCGGAAGGAGGTACCGGCCTTATCGTCGCATTCACCACTGCGCTGGAAGGGCGGGCCGCCGCCTGTTTCGTCGTTTTAGCCGGCATAGGGTTAGGACTCGCGGCCAGACGATCCGAACAAAGTACCATCTCGACTACCATACGTCGCGCTACATTTCTGATGGCTCTCGGCCTGGTCAACATGGTGATCTTCGATGCAGATATCCTGCATTATTACGCGATCTACTTTCTGCTTGGTGCATTCCTTTTGAGAGCGTCGACAAAACAGCTAAGTGCCCTGGTTGTCACATTGATCCTGACCTTCCCCGTGATGATTTTCACTTTGGATTATGATGCAGGCTGGGATTGGAAACTCTACACTTACTCTGATCTTTGGACGTTCAGTGGCTTTCTTCGACACCTATTGTTCAATGGATGGCATCCGGTAGTACCTTGGTTTGCGTTCCTGCTTTTTGGTATCATTCTGTCTCGCTTACCGCTCCAAAAATGGAAATTTCAGGTCGGTCTTAGCCTATTTGGCTTGGTAATCTATTTGGGTGTCGGGGGGCTCAGTCAGCTGGCCGTCAGGCGTCTAAGCGATATCAACCTGGAGCTGGCTCAACTGGTGACGACACTGCCAATCCCACCAATGCCCCTGTACATGATTGCCGGGTTGTCAGCTGCCAGCATTGTGATTGGCACATGTTTGTTGCTAGCACCTGTGCTGCAACGCATTGGCATTGCAAAGCTTTTGGTCCCAGCAGGGCGGCAGACCCTGACGCTATATATCGCGCATATCCTTATCGGGATGGGTACGCTTGAAGAATTGGGTCTATTGGGCGGGCAGACGGCCGCAACGGCCCTTCTGGCAGCTCTCATCTTCTGCGCCTTTGCAACGGTCTATGCGCTCCTGTGGTCGCGTTGGGCGAAACACGGCCCCATCGAAATGGCAATGCGCAAGATCGCGGGCTGA
- a CDS encoding lytic murein transglycosylase, protein MTISRRSFGFGLMALGIGACSGGVTGNNAPSVQSGGLPADLRPVPNSAYDAWVASFRQRAAANGISSSTLSTAFRGAGYLPGVIKRDRNQTEFKRSLEDYLSIAASDERVTKGRAAFARHRSTLATLEKTYGVDAEIITAIWGLESFFGERRGDVPVISATSTLAFDGRRGAFFEKQLIAALKILQNGDITAERMTGSWAGAMGHTQFIPTSYQAFAVDFTGDGRRDIWSEDPSDALASTAAYLARNGWTRGQRWGQEVVGSTPASGSVIQPQSGGPRFAVTKNFRAIKRYNNSDAYAIGVGHLADRIGGAGPLHSNFPPDANGLTKDDRIALQKRLTAKGFDTDGADGVIGPNSEKAIRSYQQSRGLPATGTPSQALLRDLG, encoded by the coding sequence ATGACAATTTCACGACGCAGCTTTGGATTTGGCCTGATGGCGCTTGGTATTGGGGCCTGTAGTGGCGGGGTCACGGGCAACAACGCCCCCTCAGTCCAGAGCGGTGGCTTGCCCGCTGATCTACGCCCGGTGCCGAACAGCGCCTATGACGCTTGGGTTGCCAGTTTCCGTCAGCGCGCCGCTGCTAACGGCATCTCCAGTAGCACACTCTCCACAGCATTTCGCGGCGCAGGCTATTTGCCGGGCGTGATCAAGCGTGATCGCAATCAGACAGAATTCAAGCGCAGCCTGGAAGACTATCTCTCGATCGCAGCCTCAGACGAACGGGTGACCAAGGGCCGTGCCGCCTTTGCCCGCCATCGCAGCACGCTTGCCACGCTTGAGAAAACCTATGGTGTCGATGCGGAAATCATCACTGCAATCTGGGGGCTAGAGAGCTTTTTTGGGGAACGCCGCGGCGACGTACCGGTGATCTCTGCGACATCAACACTGGCATTCGATGGCCGCCGGGGCGCGTTTTTTGAAAAACAACTGATTGCTGCGCTGAAGATTCTGCAGAACGGCGACATAACCGCCGAGCGAATGACGGGCAGCTGGGCCGGTGCAATGGGCCATACCCAGTTCATTCCGACGTCTTATCAGGCATTTGCCGTCGATTTTACAGGTGACGGACGCCGCGACATCTGGTCCGAAGATCCCAGCGATGCTCTCGCCTCAACCGCCGCCTATCTCGCCCGCAATGGCTGGACCCGAGGACAACGTTGGGGACAAGAAGTGGTCGGCTCTACACCCGCTAGCGGCAGTGTGATCCAGCCACAATCCGGCGGACCAAGGTTTGCCGTGACTAAAAATTTCCGCGCCATCAAACGCTACAACAACTCAGACGCTTATGCGATTGGCGTCGGCCATTTGGCCGATCGTATTGGTGGCGCAGGGCCTCTGCACAGCAACTTCCCTCCAGATGCCAATGGGTTGACCAAGGACGATCGCATCGCCCTACAAAAGCGCCTGACCGCAAAGGGTTTTGACACTGATGGCGCAGATGGCGTGATTGGACCCAATAGCGAAAAGGCAATCCGCTCGTACCAGCAAAGTCGTGGGTTGCCAGCTACCGGGACGCCCTCGCAGGCGCTGTTGCGCGACCTAGGCTAG
- a CDS encoding polysaccharide biosynthesis/export family protein, with product MRLISIICCATLTLAGCSTVYRSSDVIPGAGDGTQVRVIPLTGETVIQANRAPYAPQSLPDAYARSAGTGAGISVRGSGRLPDAPSTQVGVRNQQLVLKRPPEAPAMPYSIGVGDVVMLATPSTRNTLEELSGLLAAQNSRNGYTVQDDGAVNIPDVGRVRIAGLTIEDAEELLFQKLVEAQFDPTFSLEIAEFNSRRVSVGGAVGKPGVLPITLTPLYLSEALAAAGSVSVSDTDVSSVRIFRNGTLYQIPLKDFYASPDLQNTRLVSGDAVFVDTDFNLNRAERFFEQQIRLKQTTLAARAQELSELNTAISLRRNDNAEQRSTFEARETLGANDRDFVYLAGEVDIQTRYPLPYERQASLADALYDAGGGIARETGDVSQVYVLRASSDPREFGAVTAWHLNASSAANLTLATKFQLRPDDVVFVAENPVTKWGRTLRQITPSLITTPVAAAVN from the coding sequence TTGCGCCTGATTTCCATAATCTGCTGCGCCACGCTTACGCTGGCAGGATGCTCGACCGTCTATCGCAGCTCTGATGTCATCCCCGGCGCGGGTGATGGCACGCAGGTCCGGGTTATACCGCTAACCGGTGAGACGGTAATCCAAGCAAATCGCGCGCCGTATGCACCGCAGTCGCTGCCCGATGCCTATGCGCGTTCTGCCGGAACTGGAGCCGGTATATCTGTTCGCGGCTCCGGCCGTCTGCCCGACGCACCGTCAACGCAGGTCGGTGTCCGCAACCAACAGCTGGTACTGAAACGCCCGCCTGAGGCACCCGCCATGCCGTATAGCATCGGAGTTGGGGATGTCGTGATGTTGGCGACCCCGTCTACCCGCAACACGCTGGAGGAACTGTCAGGTCTGCTGGCTGCCCAAAACAGCCGCAATGGGTATACCGTGCAGGATGATGGGGCCGTGAATATTCCCGATGTCGGACGTGTGCGCATTGCCGGCTTGACTATCGAAGATGCGGAAGAGCTGTTGTTTCAGAAGTTGGTAGAGGCACAGTTCGATCCCACCTTCAGCCTGGAAATCGCAGAATTCAACTCACGCCGCGTGTCTGTTGGCGGTGCTGTCGGCAAGCCTGGCGTCTTGCCTATCACGCTGACCCCGCTGTACCTGAGCGAGGCCTTGGCCGCCGCAGGCAGCGTGTCGGTCTCTGATACCGACGTCAGCTCGGTACGGATTTTTCGGAACGGCACGCTTTACCAGATCCCCTTGAAAGATTTCTACGCCAGCCCCGATCTTCAGAACACCCGTCTGGTATCGGGAGATGCGGTGTTTGTGGACACGGATTTCAACCTCAACCGAGCCGAAAGGTTCTTTGAGCAGCAGATTCGGCTGAAGCAGACCACATTAGCGGCACGGGCACAGGAGTTAAGCGAACTGAACACCGCGATTTCCCTGCGCCGAAACGATAATGCCGAGCAGCGCAGCACCTTCGAAGCGCGCGAGACGCTCGGCGCCAATGATCGCGATTTTGTCTATCTCGCCGGCGAGGTCGACATCCAAACCCGCTACCCACTGCCCTACGAACGTCAGGCCTCTCTTGCCGATGCGTTGTATGATGCAGGTGGCGGAATTGCGCGGGAAACCGGTGATGTTTCTCAGGTCTACGTGTTGCGCGCCTCCAGCGACCCGCGCGAATTCGGCGCCGTCACCGCGTGGCATTTGAATGCAAGCAGTGCCGCCAATCTGACTCTTGCAACCAAGTTTCAACTGCGCCCTGATGACGTTGTTTTTGTTGCCGAAAACCCAGTGACCAAATGGGGCCGCACGCTGCGCCAGATCACACCATCGCTGATCACCACACCAGTTGCAGCAGCGGTCAATTAA